The Acipenser ruthenus chromosome 15, fAciRut3.2 maternal haplotype, whole genome shotgun sequence genomic sequence TAAATGATCCCTACCTTAGGATTTAATCTCTCCTGTACATGATTTGACAGCAGCGTTCCTATCAACTGGGACCACCCCCAGTTCAGTGCAGATCTGCTCTGTCGAACTGAAGGGAGCGATCAAAAGAGTGACACTTTCCACCAAGTCTGATCTTCAACTGTTCAAAAGGATTTCATTAATATCTCAATTAGAAAACCAATCGGTTTAACTGTACTGGTTACCACCTACACTCCCAGTTCAACATTAGAAAAGACTGCATGAATCCTAAAGTTTAAGATGTATgcatgcatttgtgtgtgtgtgtcagattgtcagtgtgtgtgtcattcagcacacacagacaagcacattCACACGCAACACCCACAGGTTAAAACCCCTGAATTCTCTAAAGTTTGTACactagttttttttgtgtttttaataaagcaAGAAAGTAGATTGCCAGTTTGTCCAGCAATTTATGTATGttggggaggggaaaaaaaaacaagtgtgtgtgattttaaaacAGGGATTTCAATGCAATTAATGCTCTCTTATCTTCTCCCATATCGGCACTGATTGGTTgcttcaattgtattaatttgctagtaatatttttaaaagggatttctttttttcaaaagcatCCTTAGAAATCCCCATGTTGGTTATGAATATGGAAATGGTTACATTGTCTTCAGTGTTCACTATTGTTTTAACGGATAAAGTGAATTGGGAGTCTTGCTCATACTATGAAAGTAAGAAGTGTGAGGAAaccatttttattaatttctggCTGACGGCTTTCTTGGTTTTGTCAttcagtgatttattttttttatttatatatatatataatttacctaTTTCTTTCACTCTAAATAAAGAACGATCAGTTACAGTGTCATCTGTCTTTTTATTGTGTCTAAGCTGTCTTCCTCTTTCCTTTCATTCTGCTTTCGGATTGTGTCGTTAAGAGTCCCAACAGAATCTGAGAGAAACGGGCGATTTGAGAGCTCAAGGTGAGGAGGAAGGTCCCGGGTGTCTAACAGGTTCCCTTCTGACACCCACCTCCTGCTCTGTGCTAGatgggtttgtttttatttaagtttgctttgttttgtttttttgtttcataaaCCTTCAGATTTTTCTTCAGTACAGATTTCTACAAGTTttgatgtgtattttttgtttttgttttgttttaaataatcagGTTTCTGTTGTAGAAAAAGTGGTgcacattttttttccaaaagtgCTGTGAACCAAGTATTGTTTTTGTCTGCTGCTGTTTTATCAGATCATGTTTCCTTGACTCTTGTCTCACAGTGCCACCTAATGGAAGCAGCTGGTAATCTTTGGAACCATGATACAAATACATGTATATTATCAAAATAGATATACTGGTATAGAAGACTGAATCTTATTTGCAACACTTGTCTGTTATTGTTGCATCATTGCAATTCTTAACCTGTGTTAATCTTTGTAGCTTTCAAGCTGCCTTTTATTAAGTATATTGTCCAATTAAGTTGCCTGTGCCAGAGTATTGTATGCAGTATTGTGTTTTCTAGCTGTAAAAGAAAACTATCCTGAATGAATGCCATCTAATGTCACATCTGCATGCAGCACCCCAACTTTTCTATATAAAACATgatcttgttttaaatgtttaaatgttgcaTGTCCGTAGACTTACTATTGCATGGTTGCATTGTTATAAatccttctgttttgtttttgtaataacttgcattttttaaatgctctACCCTGAGCAGATACGTTCCAAAGAATAATCCTACAATGTCATAATGATATTTCAGAGACGTCCGATGGATTTGGCACCTAACCTTACTGTGCAAGTAACAGTGGCACATACTGTAGGCTTGTTCTACAGAGATGGTGGGGCTACTTTCCTGTCTTGAGAGGGGATGATGTGACTGCTGCATTGCTAACAAGGCTCTCAGAGGGTTTCCTACTGCTATAAGTGGCATCAAAATGTCTAAGCTTATTATGACCTGAAATCAGCCATCACATCTATGTTAAAAGTCCTATCTGGTCGTTCCTGTAGAGGTTGCTCTGCTTTTTAACGAAAATTCAGGCAGGTTCTATCGCTAACCAGGTTAATTTCTAATGAACATCTGTGCAGTCTACGCATGAActcttccaaaaaaaaataataataatttcaatgtcATTATACAGAAAGTAGTCCTACAAAAATGATACAAGATTATAACCCCCTGTAGATTTATAACtgctatgctttttttttttatctgtatggCTGCTATTTACAGCCTTATTAATGAGAACTAAAGGAAGCGTCATTTCTGCATTCAAATGCAAAGTCATGGCGCTGTGTTTAGAGGAGTAAGCGCAGAAGGAAGACTTGCCCTTTTTAAACTAATCAATGCAGAGTGCCTTTGTCATTTTCAATCGAGTCTCATTCAGCTGCCTATGCCAGACTGCTTTGTTTTCTCGCATGGGGCCTGAAAGCTGTTTTGAATGCGTTACCGACACGCAGGGAGTAAAGTATTCATGAGAGCCCTGCTAGTTTCTAGAATGTCATCACCAGTTTTCGTCAAGGGTCGCCTATCAGTGTTTTGTACTGGTGCCGGTGCAAAAGTTTAGCCCTCCCAGCTCGTCCTTTTTAATGAAGTGACTGTCGAAATCTTCATTAATATATGGTACAACCCAATTTATACTTACATTGTGCCTCTTGTCCAGAATCCAACTAGATCATttgaactttatttttatttttcatttggccAGCTGTTTTTGTCCAATGGGAATCGAAAATGAAAATAGAAAAACTTCATGCCACTCAAGCTCTGTGAATCTAGTTACTAATTCCAGGGTCTAAAACTAAAGAGAAcccccccataaaaaaaaaaaaaagttaaattgctATGAAAATGATGATGGATATTGCACGGtaagttcatttttaaaacatgtatgtaGAAAAATGGAAGTTCTTCTAAGTTCTGACTAATGAGTGCTTCTTCTCTTGCAGTCGCAATGTATCTGGGGATCAAAAAGACGAAAACAAAGAAACCAAGCCCCGTTCCCTCCGATTTACCTGGAGTATGAAAACCACCAGCTCCATGGACCCCAGCGATATGATGAGGGAGATCCGCAAGATCCTGGACGCCAATAACTGTGACTATGAGCAGCGGGAGCGCTTCTTGCTTTTCTGTGTCCATGGAGACGGACATGCTGAGAACATGGTGCAGTGGGAGATGGAGGTCTGCAAACTGCCAAGACTGTCCCTTAATGGCGTTCGCTTCAAGAGAATATCAGGAACATCCATAGCTTTTAAAAACATAGCTTCCAAAATCGCCAATGAATTaaagctgtaaaataataatagaaaaaaaagtaagtaaGCTGTAAATTCTTAagtagcagttaaaaaaaaaaaaagtgtttttcctGAACACttgcaaaaatatgtatttaaaaggaataaaaaaaaagaataatgtatagaataatgCTTAGGCAATAATTTCCTGCATCTTTGgaatcgtattattattattattattattattattattattattgaaaacgaACGTTCTTGAGCTGctgctggggagggagggggtaaacatttgatatttttatttaagtgcacAACAGCATTACTCAGTTTTTCTCTGTGCTGCATAAAAGTAAATCGAACCGATTTTTAAAGGAAGCTATAAATATATTTGACCAATGTGTTTGGTATGCACCCTGTTATAAAAAGTAATTTTATAGTCCTTGTAGTGTTACAGTAGATGGGTGGGGATGTCTGTAAATCCTCTCTATTGAGTTACAGAATTTGGGATAGGACTGTGGGTCTCTTGACAGAGCAGATTACCTACAGTTTGCAGCACCCAAGGATCTTCGAAGAGCTGCCAAAACCAGATCATTAAAAGTACTTCCCGTTACTCAGACAGTGAAGTACGTATTGCACTCGAGAGCCTACTGCACACATTTCTTACCAAACTTTCATGGGAAGTAATCCGCTCTCCGGCCTTTACGCCACTCGCTGTTAAACCTGATGGTTGGTAGTACAGGCAGTTTGCTTTGCAGAAGGTGTATTAATCAACTGCAAAATGTATTTGGAATAGTGAAGtccatgttttaattgaattccTAGGAGAACCTCGATTCCtctgtttttaaatctaaaaaaacagTAAGTAACATTTTGGGAAAGGGAATGCATCACTGCAACTCTTGACTTTTTTGAGTTGACCTTTTTCTTTGGGGAAAAAGCAAAGTCCTCTGTAATCATCTGTTATTTCCACGTTCTGTTCTGGCAGATTTAAATGCAGTATTTGGgcaaatcctattttttttttttttattattgtagctTGTTCAGCTGTAATTAGGGGTAATACCAGTTGAGGTCTAGCCTGCACACAGACTAGATTTCTAATGGTCGTCGCTGTGGGACAATGTTCATTTAAGTACCGTATGCAGTTTTATGGCGcttgttattttgttgttttccaAAACGCCAGCACAGTCTTTGGAATGTAAATAATGTAACTTAGTTTTGCAACAGCTCCATATTGTTATActtccttttttccttttttttaaacatgtaatgAGCCAGGAATTATGGAATTGATGTAACTTGTCAACAGTTAAGGTTCACCAGTGTCTCCATTAAAACAACCTCAaatatacttgtgtgtgtgtttcttctttttttttttctttagttttgctGGTAAATGCTGTGACATGCCCGGTGTTTCTGTAAAgttgattatttatatatatatatatatatatatatatatatatatatatatatatatatatatatatatatatatatatatatgcttttgaTTTACACCTAAATACTCTGGAGAGTTCTGCTAATCCATGGCTAAAAAATTATGAATCTCGCCGTCCATcagaccaataataataataataataataataataataataatgaagaaataTGCAATAGAGTATTCTGTCACAAGCAATCCTCGCAACCTGTTGATATAAGCCAATTTAGTCCTTTTATTAACCTAGAACTAAACAAGTATGGGGACTAATTCATCTTGTTTCATACATTCATTTAATGTTGCAGTAATCCTATTGGCCACAAGATGTCTCTTGAGTTGCGTGTTGTTCTGCTGAAATGATTGCAGTATATGCCCAGCATTTTTAGAGCagtagctatttaaaaaaaaaaaaaaaaagtattatttaaaCCTCTGACATGTAGCAATATAATTATACTtggagactagggtgtatgaactaggcatcagctgtagagtcacttacaacaatgtctcacctgaaagtctgtgcacaaggaggttaagtgacttgctcggggtcacacaatgagtcagtggctgagccaggatttgaatctcttgattacaagcccttttctttaactggaccacacaacctcctatgaAATCAGGTCTAGTGTTATTGTACCACCCAGAATCAGATTGCCTTATTAACACCCATGGGCCACACCGATGCTCCACACATAGTAATTGGTATATGCCACTTTAGCATAGCATGGAAACAAATGTATTAAACATAAGAAAATGCAATTATACAGATCCACAAGCATTGTTCCATGAGGTGTACCCACAGTGCCAGAAGATGGAGTAGCAGTGCCTTTTATTACATCTCAATGTCCTGGTAGCACACCCCATGTGACTTCATACCCCAAGTTACTGTTATGATAAATACATTTGCTGCAGTGCTGGGCAGATGTGACACACTTGACAATTGCATTTCAGATAAACGCAGTAGTCTAGCATGTGAGGGTCCCAGGGTTTGTCTGCATATCATTTTCAATCTTCTATTTAAGTCAGTGATATTTCATTTGTAGGCTAGAAACCTGGAGCTGTTCATCCTGTGCGGATTATTAGCCTCTCCTTAGAAAAGCAAAGCAGGTTGGTGAAGTTATTAAAGTCGTAAGTGCGTCATAGCTGTGACCTTCATCCACACCTCAGGATCACAGAGGGAAATTGCAATGAAAACTGCTGCCGCTTGTCTCATTTAAGTCATTCCATTGATCTTGGTTCCCTAGCAACATTCCGACACAAAGATGAAACAAGCCTGAACCTAGTTGAAGATTAAGCCTTAATAAAGCCTCATGCTTCAGTGTTTCTCAGAGGTCATATGGAAACAAATCAAGACCACATAAGCCCCATTGTGTGAGTGTTTGGTATACTTTACAGGTGTGGATGCTTTCTAAATTTCATTGGAATTGAGATCCAGTACATCAAGTTGGTGTGATAATTTTATAAaacctttgtatttattttgtatcaatTGTTTGAATAAGACTGGATATTTAGGAGACGCTCATTGAATAATCAAACATGGCTTATTTTCAGATGTTTCTGCAGGTAAAGAATGCAAAGCAAGACTATAGCTTAAAGAAAGGGAGGGAAGCAATATTTAAAGACAGACTTTaaaagtttgtaaaaaaataaaataaaaacttaattgcAGCATTAGTATTACACAGGCATCTGCTAACATGCCCTAGAGGTGCTTTATTAAAACAGGTCACCTACAGCAGACAATTCAAATCAGACCAGTTTAAGTCTGAATGGGGATCACTTTCAAGGGATTGTAATGCAAGCCTTGGTAGATGGAGTCTTTACCATTTTTAAAGTTACACACAGCACATACAAGAAACATGTAAACAAGCCTCCATGTGGTGCCCTCTGCCACATTCCAAATCCATGCTTCTCTCAATTTAATTGAGCAAGATGGATTCCAGTATCTTATCACTTCACATACATCAGATTCAGTCACCCCTGTGAATGGAATCTATTTTAAAAGTGCAAGAAAGAGAAACATTACATGGGACAAGAGATGTTTATTCTCAGCATTTCAAATGCAATCTTCAGCAAGAATATTGCAAAACCAAAAGTCTTCAATCACATCAATGGAAGACTTGTCTATAAATATAGTGCCACTAAGTTTGCTTGGAGTGTGATCCTCTGAGataggaggaggggaggggggtggataGTTCTGTATGCAGGTTTTACTTTTGAGCTGGCATGAGATCATCAATGGACTGTCCCTTTTCCAGGCGCTTCTCCATTTCAACCAGCAGCTTCACCCCATCAACCACCATCTGGACCAAGTCGACCTCGGAGAATCCCAGACGGTCAGCGTTGGAGATATCAAAGACACCCCCCACGGCTGCAGTATCCACACCACCTGGGAGAGAACACAGGGAGGATCAGAACCAGGCACAACAGGGAGTACTCATTGGCTCTTGTGAAATGAGTAatcctctctccttccctccaaCAGGAATGGAAGAGCATGCTATAGCACTAACCTGTCCCACGTTTCTGCAGTCTGAGTCTCTTGAGGATCTCTCCAAACTTCTCATGCTTGCTGACACAGGGCAGCTTGACATGGACACCGGCACGGAGACCGGTTCCCAGGTTGGATGGGCAGGTCAGAACATATCCCAAGTGCTCATTCCACATGAACTCATGTCCCTTGTCCTTGAAGAGTGATTCGATCTGAAAGTACATCTCAAATCTAAGACCTCTACAAATAAACAGGCCTGGAAAAAGAGAACATTTAATAATTCCAGTATAGCCATTGGTGACCCAAAATTGCACAGCTCCTTACTCAAATAGCTTGTGGAAAATATAGAAGATAAGAGTAAAAGTCACCCCAAAATTTACTTAATATTCCCATCCTTTTTCTCCAACCACAAGACATTGCATTATTGACCATCTTTTCCCTGGAAGAACCCTCACATTTACTTGTGGAAGACTTCCAGTTCCAGGCTGTTTAATGTTACCTTGGTTAGACCAGTGCAGAATCTGTTGAAGACTTCCTTCATGTTTCCTCCTTTCTGCATGGAGATAACTCGGAGGTGATCTTCCTCATTAACCCAAACCAGGAAGGTTTTGTTGTCATTGTGCCTTGGAATCAAGCAATGCAAACCCTGGGTTTTACATCTGTTTCAATATACAAGTACTTTATGCAAGTATAGGAAAGCATTGGGACGCATGTACACCATTTGTGTTGGGACAACTTGGAGGCCAAGCAAGTATCTTTACAAAACACACCCATCTAGTGCAAATAGTTTTTAAAGTAGACATTCTGCACCTTATATGCACTCCCCACTGTTCACCGTTGgtaatatatactttttattctATATTAGGTATTAAAGGCTATTGGATTGATGCATTAAACTGTGTCTGAGCCAAGAATAGTAATTCAACAGCAGTTCTCTGCCATCATACTAAAGATGGCTTTGCTTTAGAAGTGCTCCTCAGTATATATTGTTCTTAAGAGCAGAATCTGGATTTTTACCAGATCCCCCTGGCATCAGGCCAGTCACGAGCCATTCCAGATGCCAACAGGAGAGGAGAGACTGGCTTGTCAAACAGGAAGTGGTCATCGATCAGCTGTTGCTGTTCCTCATCAGTCATGTTCTTCAAAGCATAGTATTTACCCTTCAGATCACCATCCAGGGAACCTAAACCTAGAAAAAAGCACACAGATAATTGACCAATTATgtccaaaaaaacacaacatgttagCAGGGAAGTACGGCTGCATCAAATGGTTAAATGACCACCAGTGACATTGGCATTAAGGCAATGTAAATAATGCAGTGCTAATATTGCAATGCCATTCTATTCCACCAGAGGGAGCACTCGAGATGAAATTATACAGCTCCATGTGTGCAAGGATTTCTTAGGTGCCATAGTTCTCTTGCCTCCATTTTCAGAGCCAGATATTTACCTTCTACTGCCAGGTCCTCAACGGCCCGTCTCTCCCCGCGGCTGCAGTGAGGGGGCAGGCAAAAGCCACGGATGCTCCTCCCAGTCCGGACACGGGAGCTCAGCACATAGTCTGGATCCAGGTCATCACCACCCTGCAAAGAGGAACACATTCGGTTCAGTTTCTAGCTATGTGTGAACATGGACAGCTTGCCAAGGGAAGTGCCGATCAATTCCACAACACACACATTACAAGGTATGGATTAGGTGTTGCACAAAGCAGACCATTTAGGGTTTTCATAACAGCTTGTACATTGTAACCCATTTGGTACAAGAGAGTTTGTACCAGAGAAGGTATTACTGGAATCAAACAAATAGGAGATGCATTTAGAAGCATAATTTAAAGATAAGCACCTTCAGGTGGTCTGGGTTCAAGTCCGTCTTGTGCTTATCACTAGGTTTGTACCCCCCATGTCGGTCCTCAATAACAGGGTCCAGAAGCTCCTTGAAAACCTCATAGGTTTCTTCATCACCTGCTACACAACCCACTGTCATAATGAATGGGTGGCCTGGAATAGAAGAGGCAAGAGGAAACCGTTTTCGTTATGGTGCTCAAGGGGATTTGGAGATGGGACTAGCAATCCAAGTTCTCTTAAAAGAAAAAGCCAGACAGTTTTTACAACACACTTTCTACTTTAAAATGCAAGCATTTAtgcaaaacattgaaaaagagTCATTTTATGAAATTAAAAGGTACACGGCAGCTAAACAAAACACTGGTTCCCAGGATTATCAACACCAGTCTGAATGACAGCATCTAGGGTGAACCCCTGTGGGGTTGATCGCTCTCAATTTCTTGTAGAAATCCGGAGTTATGACCTTGGCCATGTAGTTCTTGTGAGCTTTTAGGTCAGGATATTTCTCCTTGGCAGGCAGCCTCTTGATATTTACTGCAGCCATATTTTTATTGCTAGACATAAAATTCTACATAGTTAGGGAGGAAAAAAGCAACCATCTGCCATCCCTTAATGAAGTGCTCCAAGGGTTACTACGCTGCAGTACAACACTAAACATGGTGCTGTTGTATTAACACCCTGCATTAAACTTACCTAAACAGGTTAGTAAAAGGAGCAAATTGTACCCCACAAATCGGGTAAATAGGGACTGCTCTGTCAAAAGAGCAAATCCTTTTACCTGTgcaaatatttagaaaaaaaaaaaaagaaaaaaaactacctgGTTTCCTTGTTAAGAGGTCGGGGAAACATTTGCCCTTGATAGTCTTCCTGGTCATTAAGTGAAAGTAAACCCCAAAGCGATACGCTCTACTGCAGGGAATGTCTTTGGTAAACTATTTGTGAAAGAAGCACTTCTGTAATAAGGGAGAACAGATGGCCCTTTGAGATGAAAGCTGCTTCCGTGCTTTACCTGGGTTATCAATCCCAGTTTGAATGACGTCATCCAGTGTAAATCCACTGGGAGTCGCCTTCTCCCGCAGCTGTGCGTACAGTTCCTCAGTCAGCACCTTTGCCATATGATTATTGTGCTTGCTCAGGTCTGGGTACTCCTGCGCTGCAGAGTAATTCATCTTCAGTTGGTTGTGTGTGTTACCGAAAGGCATGGTTGCAACCTGAACGcaagaaaataaaatcaagacATTTTACAATAGGTATATCCGAGAACCAAAATTGAAAACCAAATAATTCTAGAACAATTCAGTGTCAACAGTAAAAACGAACGGTTGCATTTTCTAAACAATTGTAGTGTAGCAAGTTAAATCAAAGTATTTAAACCCTAGAAATCTAccagtacaaaaataaatccaACGATGCAGAACACGGCTTTTATTTCCCTCTCAAAGCTCTTAACCTTAATTAGCCTCAAAGGTCTGGTGAAGAATAACTGCATTTACTCTTTAAACCCAATAAAATACTTTTGAAAACGTGTGCAATAAGGGTTGCAACCTTCACTCAAAGCCACAAAGAAATCGGCAATCCATTTAAACCCTGAATGTGCAGACTCAAACTACATACACAGGGCTTGGAATAGGAAGCTAATAGCACAGAATATATTCTACTTGTTATATAATGATTTTGGAATGTATTCATAATATTGAAATTAATACTGGTTCAACGTTAATCTTTTTTCAGACCAATAGTTGTGgactatacattatatataaaaaaaactgacgTCTATTCAAGTTCATTCGAAAGAAAATGTTATTTAGACAAGCATTTACGAATTAATCAAGACTAACTTCGAACAAATTAATTACACAATGGTGCGcacattttttttactgcaaatcCAAATTTAAACCGTGATATTGCTCACAGATTGAGAACCTGATCCCGTGGGTCAGCTGGACAGTTTGATTCTCAAAACGCGCATTCGATTCTACAATTTAAACACTTCCAAGGGTAAACAAAGGAAGAATGGCCATCAGTGAAATTAATCTTCGTGAACGGAAAAAAGCTATTGGCAAGACTATCAATTCCTTAAGACGCATTTAGCTTTGTATGCGTTACAAATTTACAGAAtttcattttttgaattaaaCAATTACCACTTCAAAAGGAAACACTACTGGAAACCTTTATGGGAAGTGTGTTGGTAATAAATGAACATTTAATTCGCTTACAACATATCCTTGAACCGTTTTCGTTCAGTGATTTAGTGTTCGACTAAACAGAAATGTTGTTAGAATTGGAGTAAGGGACACAGAATGGTTAAAAACAGGCTTGGTGCAGTGTTTCGGTATGCATACAATTTGTAAACATGTACTGAAGTGCCAGAGGTCGGATCTTGAGCGTCTTTTACAGACGCATGCATTTAATTTAACGAAAAAGACATTACAAAAGTCAAATATCTACAGCAAGACTAATCAGAATAGTGGAGCCGGTTAGATCGCGGGGCCAGCGTTTTACGCCAAGGAAAATAAATCTTCATGCTCCCCGATTAAAAGGTTAGTAATTTTATTTCCGTTGACGAACTCGAAATGAAGACATCGAGGATTAGTTTCATTAAATTTGCTTTTACCGAGCAATCGTTTGTGCAGGTCGTTTAAGTAAGACCTACATTAAATAACTTGCCCAACTAAGAAAACCCCTGAATGTAACCGAAATTTAGTCATTACTGCTAATTATTACCAAACCAAGCATTCCAAcccttaattaaacaaaatgcccGTCTAAATGTAATATCAGTTCTTTAACCGATACCATATTTAAATGGTCAACCAGCGACACCCGGATAATTACAATAAATTTAATAAAATCCACGATTCGTTTTGCTGGAATATTCATTAGTAATCCCTATGGATTCGGTCTGCAACTGGGTCAGgaaaaacatgcagcttttagcGTCATTTATATTAAGGTCATTGCTTGACAAAAAAAACTACTATGTAATTTAAGAAAGCTCACATTTTTTCTATTCTACGTAGTGTATTTGGACAACAGCGTATGAATTGCCAATTTTAACCGCGCAGTTTAGCACTTTATTTTGTATGAATTGGtgcattgttatatttaaaaaacaaaaggaaatcacAACCGTAACGCTTAACTCACTGACAACAATTGACAGTCCTACTGCTGTAGTCTAATGAGTAAAACATCCATTAAATAAGACCAATAACTATCTTACCTGATGTATTTGCAATTTAAATACAACTGGACGTGTCTTTTAGTCCACCCCTGGACCGATCACACCAAGCTTCTATCTGGTGTCCAGAACTAAGAGCCTCCTGGAGTTTTTATATATGAGCCGAGCTCCACTCCTATTGGTTTTTATTTAGAGTccattcattcaattggagaagGGCTAAAAGCATATCACATGATCCATACTGATCGAAAGTACTTTCACATATCAACGGAATACTAAAATGAAATTTACATGCATAGCTTGTTCGCAGGATTTACAACTTTACATCAAAACTTGTTCTATTGTACGGAGAATATTGGTAGTAATGTGCATtcgttcagtaaaaaaaaaaaaaaaaaagaatacaatcgTTTATCACAGAGTATATCACCATAATCTAATTGGTTAACGTTCTGCTGTGATCTGCACGAtagtattttaaatgcatattgaCGTTTAGTAATGTAAAGGATAAAAAAAAGGAgcaaaaaacatttgtattgaGAAGCGTAGAAAAGAGGAGCTCTGGGGGCTAAGGAGTTATAGAAATCAAACATTCCAACA encodes the following:
- the LOC117422482 gene encoding creatine kinase B-type, which codes for MPFGNTHNQLKMNYSAAQEYPDLSKHNNHMAKVLTEELYAQLREKATPSGFTLDDVIQTGIDNPGHPFIMTVGCVAGDEETYEVFKELLDPVIEDRHGGYKPSDKHKTDLNPDHLKGGDDLDPDYVLSSRVRTGRSIRGFCLPPHCSRGERRAVEDLAVEGLGSLDGDLKGKYYALKNMTDEEQQQLIDDHFLFDKPVSPLLLASGMARDWPDARGIWHNDNKTFLVWVNEEDHLRVISMQKGGNMKEVFNRFCTGLTKIESLFKDKGHEFMWNEHLGYVLTCPSNLGTGLRAGVHVKLPCVSKHEKFGEILKRLRLQKRGTGGVDTAAVGGVFDISNADRLGFSEVDLVQMVVDGVKLLVEMEKRLEKGQSIDDLMPAQK